The following is a genomic window from Neodiprion virginianus isolate iyNeoVirg1 chromosome 1, iyNeoVirg1.1, whole genome shotgun sequence.
AATTACCGACTCTTTTTTGAGACTTATTCTCCTCACTTCAGACTTTCAGACTTGAACCGAGTTCGgcgtctctctctctacgTTGTTTCACGGCCGCGAACGGCCATGTTTACGTCGcgttattcttttatttttttttgtttagcATGTCATGTTTCCTGTATACTATACGCGACAGTGAGCGCAGTGAGTTAAAAGACTTGGTCGTTGAAGCGCGGCGCGGCAGCAATTGGCAGGCATTAATAATGGGTCTTTTGTGTTTGTGCTACATACGCGCAAGGGGTTCAACGTGTGAttaatgtatacgtatagttaACGGACTTGGAACGTCGTAGACGAATCAGTGCGCCTCGGATATTCATTCGGCCCCTCTTGCGGAACGTTGAAATTCTCCATATCAAACATTCGCCCCTTTATCCCGCCTGTACTTTTTGTGTGGTTAGTTGTCCGTGTGTTCGGATTTTCCCACTTCCTATGTTGCCTACAAACTTTGGTACATGTGCACCTAGCAGTAcacaatacatacatacgaCCAAAAAGTAAAGCATATCacacagatatatatatatatatatatatatatatatatatatatattgtcgTTTGCAGTTTTTTAGCCTTTGCCTTATCTGGTAGTACCGAGGCTTGATACTCCGATTTCTCGTGTCCTGCATCGTAGACTGTTCTTCGTGTTGTATCGTTCGGCGAATATATTGCTTCCTACCACAAACTCTTCTTCACCAgtgatatgaatttttatagtttcTACAACGAAATGCTTGCCATGAACGTCTCCATACGAGTATAATTAATCGTCGTTCAGTGTAAATCGTGTGGTATAcaagtatatacatatctatacatatttctatactataatatattacgtGGTCAGTGCCTGAGTGAAATGCATAAATTAAGGCTACCTGTCAAGGTCGAATTACCCACTGCGTTAACCAGGTAATGAAGAAGCCTAATTAACAGGTATTAACACTGTATTTACATCACATATTTCTAGCATACAACAATATGACACGTAACATAAGGACCTCTTGCTCGTTAGTACTATTAATATGCTGCGGATGGTACACTAATTGCATTTTAAATATATGCAATGAATTTCAATGTTCGATTGGACAATATTTTCTTGTTGATGTTTTACCGTGACTTGCAACAATTCAACGAATGAATCATATTCACTGTTGACTACGATGCATGCGACAAAAATAAGTACGATTACACCAATATGGTACTTCTTCACGACATGTTGTTCAACTGTTGATTCTTTGGTAgtcattctttatttttggcTAACCTTATTTACCGCAAAATAAAATCTGCTAGTCAACTTCATGTGCTCGTTATCAAAGTTCATAATTGATCAACTTCTCaatatatttcaatactttCCAGAATGTGCTGCAGGCTGTTTGCGTTGCGTTGTTTAATATAAATACCAAACCATCTTTAGTCTCTGACAGCGTATAAACCTGATTCACTCGTACCGAGTGATCGACGATTATGGTGGAATTATCAATAGCGGATTTTCGATCAGATAGTATATAGATAAAACTGGAGCATCGTGCAATGTTTTGTTGATGTAGTCGAAGTTTAGATAAACCTTTCCTATCAGATTTGAAGGTTGATCGCGACTTTCTAAGAGTGTGGCAGCATATAatcatgtaaatttttttatgtcaagGAAAAATACAGGTGTCGGATTTGAGAATGTCATTGAACTCGAAAAggaaattatttgataattttccaCTAGTTTACACTTTTTGGATTGTATCAAGTATTGCAGGTTTAAATGTtgcacatattttttattgtgcTATCCAGATTTATGCCAGCGAACTGGTGCCAAGTACCCATAGGCTGGTTTAAGTTTTTGTATCACAGTGTCACATCTCTGGAatcattcaacattttttgatataatttctttcTCCATAGTCTGGAAAGAAGTATAACTAAGGTTTTGACAACTTTATAAAAAGATTATACGAATTTTGTAATCTGATTTTTATGAGTACTTTATAACAGATTTATCGAATGATTTCTTGAGCGATAGGCTTTCAACGACGTATGTATACAGATTTTAATCATGTACCCGTCAGTAACCTCTTAGTAAAATACTGGAGTGCCTGGTATCACtttgtattcaattttgatcGATAGTTCTTGAGTGTCCTGTTCTTAGAGATCAAAGGCCTCCATGTTAGCAGTGTTGACATTGAGACAGACTAAGATTATATTTGATGTATTCTTATATTTGAAGACTATATCAATCGTACTGATCAATTCAAAGTTTGTATCTTTAAATAATTAGTTCCAAACGAATACTCCCATTGAAAGAgatgtgatttgtaatttgctaattatgataatttatttttaacgtcGAATAATTTCTCTCCAAGAacaaaattgatattatatgTCATTTACGCATGCAATCACTTACACAACCGAATTGAAATGTAGATAATAAATGTAGTATTTGCAACTCAGCAAAAATTCCTATTGTACGCAAATGAATCAGTGATCgctgttttatttttgcttaCCTTATCAGTGGGTTACTCAGACTCCAACCGCTTGCATAGCATTGTATAAGCCTGCAGTTACAGTTAGTTTCATTCAGAAATAGATGGACAAAAGTTTGTAATTGgagttgagaaaaatgatgGAATTTTTACAACAGTTTATACTCACTCACATTAAAACAGTTTATACTCACCCTCTAAATCTACGTAGGTCAATGCTCTTACCAATCatacatattatgtatattctATGGTTAAATTTTACCTACCTTACCTTTTAATTAAACTCATAAATTTCATATCGTtctacaataataataagtagGAATTATTGCAGCACCACACATCTCGTGAGTTCTTGTTGCCCATTTGGCCTTTCACTTGATCTTGACAAATTGAATCTACCCACAGAGAAGTTTGGACAGACGTTGGATAATACTTATTGTGAGAGCTAGTTACTATTTAGTTGAGCAGATTCTTTAAAATGGTGTAAAGTTCAGTACATCTTCCAAGCTTAGAAagtcaaatattttacacagCTGTTTCTATGTAATGTACTCATTATTAAATTATGGAGGAAGGCATCTGTTCAATTTATACTGTAGAATTGTGAGCGgtagtgtataaaattttttacaaatgacaatttttctttttttaaatcgagtGTCACGAGTGAATTTTTAGTAATAGGTTAAAAGGCCCATCCTCCTGACCCCTTGCAAAACTGCTCAGGAATAAACAAAAAGCACAAACCTGTACTGTTTATGTGACCTTTGTACTGCTGCAACATGGATGATAAGCGTTACTATTTTCAGGATGGTATTGGACCCAAAAGCAACAAGCTTACACAGTGATTACGGAAGTTTTGATCGTCCGTTGGGAGGAGTTGAGGGACACGAAAGAGACGTAGAGGCAGCGGTGGATGGAAGTAGTAGTGGAATGGCACAGTCAAGCGACGTTTATCAGCGGCAACCTCTTCTTCCTGGTGCACCGAGTAAGAACAAGGACAAAGGGTGGGGTGGCGTCAGCAGCAGCTCTGAATACTACGACGATGACGAAGATGACAAGATCGATGGGCTCGGACATATAAGGCATCCGAATGTACCAAATGGGTCTGGGAGCGATATAGTTAAACTTGACATACCTGCGCCACTAAGAGAAGAACCTCGGTTCCCTAAAGAGAAATGGAAAACTCTTCTTGGTAAGAATGATTAAATGTTATTAAGCATATTCAATATCCAATTTAGCTGTCAATTTTAAACATGCCTTGTGTTTTTACAGCATTCTTTTTCATGGTCGTCAATTTTATACTTACCACCGCATCTCTTGCCATGGTTCACGAACGTGTACCGGACCGTGCAACGTACGGTCCTCTTCCTGACGTAGTATTGGACAACCTAGTTTCTCAAGATTGGGCGCTCAACGTTTCGGAAATTCTAATTATGATCGTCTCAAACTCTGCGAcggtttttattatttttcacaagcaCAGGTAATAATTGAACTTGTTCTTCTATCTTTGTCGATTGGGTGATTACTCCTCACTGATTAGAGTCAatcattaataatttttctgtacaGATTCATAGTCTTCAGACGGATATTTTTACTTATGGGCTTGCTCTACATGATGCGGAGCGTTACGATGTATGTAACAGTTCTGCCAGTTGCTAGCAAGACCTACTATTGTAGTCCCAAAGCGAACAACTCCAGTCCGTTAGTTATAACTAAGAGGGTACTGCAGCTTATCTCTGGGTTTGGATTGTCCATCAATGGAAAGCACACGTACTGCGGAGATTACATCTACAGTGGACATACAGTTGTTCTTGTTCTCAGCTCCCTTATCATAAAGGAATGTAAGTGATCTTTAACTCCGCCTCTGCATTTCCTGTAAAAACAAAGATAAAAGATTCttaatttcttataaaatattaGAATAGTCGAGTCTATTCTTGATCGAATTCACTTCATGGAAACACGTTATTTCCATTTCATAATGTACTCAGTcggatcgaaaaaaaatcttttcttcaACTTATCACTTTGCAATGAATCCGTGACTAAATCTTGAATGTTACTTTGTTACTTGTGCTGGTCTAGATTCTCCAAGACGATGTCAGCCGATCCACTGGTTAGCAGGACTGATGTCACTCGTTGGCATAATAATGGTTTTGATTGCCCATGGCCATTACACTGTCGATGTTCTCATAGCCTATTACGTTACCACACGTTTGTGGTACATTTACCACACATTGGCCAACAACCCCTACCTAAAGGTGAGTTGAATATTTCTCACATTAATGTTCAATATCTAATCGTCGCTTTGTTTTGTCTATGTTACTTTGATTGAAAGTTATTTGCAATGGAGTAAAGGCAATATTCGCTTTATACATCTTTGGTTTTTCAGCAACATGGACCCAACAACTTTTTGGCTCGTTTATGGTGGTTTCCAATGTTtaaatactttgaaaaaaacgtTGGCGGCACTGTGCCGAGGCAGTACGATTGGCCTCTTCCGTGGCCTAGGAGATTTCTTGCCAAGCATCCAAACCGAGACAGTTAATATCTACCTGAGTATTCAGAGGCGATAACCGTGGCATTGGCGTGATATATTTActttatatgtacatacatatatacgtggGTACATTAGGTGTATTAAATGTCTCTGGTAATGAAtggtgtgtataataattaatattaaatgtATGTAAAAACATTTcgtatcgtaaaaaaaattgcgtgtGAAAGATTTACTTGGCGCAAAGTGAATCGTCGCTTTTTTTACTTTGCCGAAAATATTCACCGGTGTTATCGATTGTTGATTTATGCTTGTGAAAACTATCTCAGTCCTGTTAATCGCCATGTGTTGTCATTTATTTAAGTTAGAGTCTGCtattgcgtttttttttaaacttttattcTATGGTCGTGTTTGTTTTAATTAGTCATATTACTTTAGCGCAAGTTAATTTTCCTTAGATGTCATTTTTCTTcgctttttcaatttttttcgtggTTATTTAAAGTATCTGCAAACCGTTACGCTCTTGAGAATTGATAGGAAAGTATTATCTGTTTATTTACAAGGATCTGTTGGagataatttcaattcttgGAACGAGTCACAAAATGCTCTAATACCCTGTGTATCTGTGTATAAAGCGAAGTTCGTAGTATaccacatatacatatatatatatatttaaacaatatatttaaaaaatccttCCATGCTgtaaaaaaacgattataCGCCGTTGACTTATTCAGCAATCGCAAATGCTTCGATGATTCTAGTATAAGTATATTTTAAGTGTGAAATGCATTCACGCAGTCGGACGTTACCGATTTTGTGCGTTGAAGATACTGATGTAaacataattttataaaacagCCCTGTTAACgagttaattttattcttggTACTGTTTTATGTGTAGTGTTTGAATATGTCTAAAAAGatttacatgaaaaaaaaagggaaattat
Proteins encoded in this region:
- the LOC124305466 gene encoding phosphatidylcholine:ceramide cholinephosphotransferase 2-like isoform X3; the encoded protein is MHKLRLPVKVELPTALTRMVLDPKATSLHSDYGSFDRPLGGVEGHERDVEAAVDGSSSGMAQSSDVYQRQPLLPGAPSKNKDKGWGGVSSSSEYYDDDEDDKIDGLGHIRHPNVPNGSGSDIVKLDIPAPLREEPRFPKEKWKTLLAFFFMVVNFILTTASLAMVHERVPDRATYGPLPDVVLDNLVSQDWALNVSEILIMIVSNSATVFIIFHKHRFIVFRRIFLLMGLLYMMRSVTMYVTVLPVASKTYYCSPKANNSSPLVITKRVLQLISGFGLSINGKHTYCGDYIYSGHTVVLVLSSLIIKEYSPRRCQPIHWLAGLMSLVGIIMVLIAHGHYTVDVLIAYYVTTRLWYIYHTLANNPYLKQHGPNNFLARLWWFPMFKYFEKNVGGTVPRQYDWPLPWPRRFLAKHPNRDS
- the LOC124305466 gene encoding phosphatidylcholine:ceramide cholinephosphotransferase 2-like isoform X5 codes for the protein MVLDPKATSLHSDYGSFDRPLGGVEGHERDVEAAVDGSSSGMAQSSDVYQRQPLLPGAPSKNKDKGWGGVSSSSEYYDDDEDDKIDGLGHIRHPNVPNGSGSDIVKLDIPAPLREEPRFPKEKWKTLLAFFFMVVNFILTTASLAMVHERVPDRATYGPLPDVVLDNLVSQDWALNVSEILIMIVSNSATVFIIFHKHRFIVFRRIFLLMGLLYMMRSVTMYVTVLPVASKTYYCSPKANNSSPLVITKRVLQLISGFGLSINGKHTYCGDYIYSGHTVVLVLSSLIIKEYSPRRCQPIHWLAGLMSLVGIIMVLIAHGHYTVDVLIAYYVTTRLWYIYHTLANNPYLKQHGPNNFLARLWWFPMFKYFEKNVGGTVPRQYDWPLPWPRRFLAKHPNRDS
- the LOC124305466 gene encoding phosphatidylcholine:ceramide cholinephosphotransferase 2-like isoform X2, yielding MLPTNFGTCAPSSTQYIHTTKKMVLDPKATSLHSDYGSFDRPLGGVEGHERDVEAAVDGSSSGMAQSSDVYQRQPLLPGAPSKNKDKGWGGVSSSSEYYDDDEDDKIDGLGHIRHPNVPNGSGSDIVKLDIPAPLREEPRFPKEKWKTLLAFFFMVVNFILTTASLAMVHERVPDRATYGPLPDVVLDNLVSQDWALNVSEILIMIVSNSATVFIIFHKHRFIVFRRIFLLMGLLYMMRSVTMYVTVLPVASKTYYCSPKANNSSPLVITKRVLQLISGFGLSINGKHTYCGDYIYSGHTVVLVLSSLIIKEYSPRRCQPIHWLAGLMSLVGIIMVLIAHGHYTVDVLIAYYVTTRLWYIYHTLANNPYLKQHGPNNFLARLWWFPMFKYFEKNVGGTVPRQYDWPLPWPRRFLAKHPNRDS
- the LOC124305466 gene encoding phosphatidylcholine:ceramide cholinephosphotransferase 2-like isoform X4 — translated: MEEGICSIYTVELMVLDPKATSLHSDYGSFDRPLGGVEGHERDVEAAVDGSSSGMAQSSDVYQRQPLLPGAPSKNKDKGWGGVSSSSEYYDDDEDDKIDGLGHIRHPNVPNGSGSDIVKLDIPAPLREEPRFPKEKWKTLLAFFFMVVNFILTTASLAMVHERVPDRATYGPLPDVVLDNLVSQDWALNVSEILIMIVSNSATVFIIFHKHRFIVFRRIFLLMGLLYMMRSVTMYVTVLPVASKTYYCSPKANNSSPLVITKRVLQLISGFGLSINGKHTYCGDYIYSGHTVVLVLSSLIIKEYSPRRCQPIHWLAGLMSLVGIIMVLIAHGHYTVDVLIAYYVTTRLWYIYHTLANNPYLKQHGPNNFLARLWWFPMFKYFEKNVGGTVPRQYDWPLPWPRRFLAKHPNRDS
- the LOC124305466 gene encoding phosphatidylcholine:ceramide cholinephosphotransferase 2-like isoform X1 gives rise to the protein MPWATSTYMMKLQLLVIETDYCWRKALLRMVLDPKATSLHSDYGSFDRPLGGVEGHERDVEAAVDGSSSGMAQSSDVYQRQPLLPGAPSKNKDKGWGGVSSSSEYYDDDEDDKIDGLGHIRHPNVPNGSGSDIVKLDIPAPLREEPRFPKEKWKTLLAFFFMVVNFILTTASLAMVHERVPDRATYGPLPDVVLDNLVSQDWALNVSEILIMIVSNSATVFIIFHKHRFIVFRRIFLLMGLLYMMRSVTMYVTVLPVASKTYYCSPKANNSSPLVITKRVLQLISGFGLSINGKHTYCGDYIYSGHTVVLVLSSLIIKEYSPRRCQPIHWLAGLMSLVGIIMVLIAHGHYTVDVLIAYYVTTRLWYIYHTLANNPYLKQHGPNNFLARLWWFPMFKYFEKNVGGTVPRQYDWPLPWPRRFLAKHPNRDS